In Cataglyphis hispanica isolate Lineage 1 chromosome 20, ULB_Chis1_1.0, whole genome shotgun sequence, a single genomic region encodes these proteins:
- the LOC126856921 gene encoding CTP synthase-like yields the protein MKYILVTGGVISGVGKGVIASSFGTILKHCNIRVTSIKIDPYINIDAGTFSPYEHGEVYVLDDGGEVDLDLGNYERFLDITLHKDNNITTGKIYQHVITKERHGDYLGKTVQVVPHITDAIQEWVERVANQSVTEDGAKPEVCIVELGGTIGDIEGMPFVEAFRQFQFRVKKENFCVAHVSLVPQPKSTGEPKTKPTQSSVRELRGLGLSPDLIVCRSEMPIGNSAKEKISNFCHVAPEQVITIHDLTSIYRVPLLMEYQGVIEFLNDRLQLNIGMPRPRSFMRKWRDLADRVDHLRKDVNIALVGKYTKLEDSYASVTKALQHAAIEAGYKLNLTFIEAANLEQITLMENPVLYHEAWQQLCKSNGIIVPGGFGKRGLQGKIEACRWCRTNNKPFLGICLGLQAAVIELARNVLNLQSANSTEIDPHTSSPVVIDMPEHNQGIMGGTMRLGKRQTRFCNNNSVLKKLYDNKDVIEERHRHRYEINPDYIPDLEAAGLKFVGRDDDENIRMEIAELEGHTYYVATQFHPEYLSRPLKPSPPFLGLILASVGKLKYYVARGCKFSPRQQSDNESDDDYMLERVSKLQLSSNASRSGSNMSELNDTLY from the exons ATGAAGTATATTCTGGTGACCGGCGGTGTGATCAGCGGCGTGGGCAAGGGCGTCATCGCCAGCTCGTTCGGCACTATCCTCAAACACTGTAACATTCGCGTGACATCCATCAAGATTGATCCTTACATCAATATCGACGCCGGGACGTTCTCGCCCTATGAACACG GAGAAGTTTATGTACTCGACGATGGTGGTGAAGTGGATCTTGATTTGGGCAACTACGAGCGTTTCCTGGATATTACTCTTCATAAggacaataatataacaacaggaaaaatttatcaacatGTTATTACAAAAGAGAGACATGGAGATTACTTAGGAAAAACAGTACAAG ttgtaCCTCACATCACTGATGCTATTCAGGAATGGGTGGAAAGAGTTGCAAATCAGTCTGTAACAGAAGATGGAGCTAAACCAGAG gtttGCATAGTGGAATTGGGTGGCACAATAGGTGACATAGAAGGGATGCCATTTGTAGAAGCATTTAGACAGTTTCAATTTAGAGTGAAGAAAGAAAACTTCTGTGTTGCCCATGTATCTTTAGTGCCACAG cCAAAATCAACAGGCGAACCCAAGACAAAACCAACGCAATCTAGTGTTAGGGAGTTACGTGGATTAGGTTTATCACCCGACCTTATAGTTTGTAGATCGGAAATGCCTATTGGTAATTCCGCcaaggaaaaaatttcaaatttttgtcatgtCGCTCCAGAACAG GTCATCACTATTCACGACTTAACGTCCATATACCGAGTACCTCTTCTTATGGAGTATCAGGGTGTTATAGAATTTCTCAATGATCGATTGCAACTGAATATCGGAATGCCGCGCCCGCGTTCCTTTATGCGAAAATGGCGAGATTTAGCTGATCGCGTGGATCATTTGCGGAAAGATGTTAACATCGCTCTAGTGggaaaatatacaaaactcGAGGATTCTTACGCTTCTGTTACAAAAGCATTACAACATGCTGCCATTGAGGCGGGTTATAAATTGAACTTGACG tTTATTGAAGCTGCTAATCTAGAGCAAATTACATTAATGGAAAATCCAGTCTTATATCATGAGGCTTGGCAACAGCTTTGTAAAAGCaa TGGCATTATTGTACCGGGTGGCTTTGGTAAAAGGGGATTGCAAGGAAAGATAGAGGCCTGTCGATGGTGCAGAACAAACAACAAACCATTCCTTGGTATCTGTCTGGGTCTGCAAGCGGCGGTCATTGAATTAGCGCGAAACGTATTGAATCTTCAATCGGCGAACTCTACAGAAATTGATCCACATACTAGTAGTCCTGTGGTAATAGACATGCCAGAGCACAATCAGGGAATTATGGGGGGAACTATGAGACTTGGCAAGAGACAAACGCGTTTCTGCAACAATAATTCGGTCTTAA agaaaTTGTATGACAATAAAGATGTCATAGAAGAAAGACATAGGCATAGATACGAAATAAATCCAGATTATATTCCAGATTTAGAAGCAGCAGGTTTAAAATTTGTAG gtcgtgatgatgatgaaaatataagaatggAAATCGCTGAATTGGAAGGACATACTTATTATGTAGCTACGCAGTTTCATCCTGAGTATCTATCAAGGCCTTTAAAACCCTCACCGCCGTTCCTCGGTTTAATTTTAGCCAGTGTAGGCAAACTGAAATATTATGTAGCACGAGGGTGTAAATTTTCACCTCGCCAACAGAGCGATAATGAATCag ACGATGACTACATGTTGGAGAGAGTGTCAAAATTGCAATTGTCTAGTAATGCTAGTAGAAGTGGTAGTAATATGTCAGAACTCAATGATACTTTGTATtga
- the LOC126856978 gene encoding zinc finger CCHC domain-containing protein 10-like, protein MSSNGIKLMKKTDPFPQGIRCQKCLEMGHWSYECKGKRKYLHRSSRTSQLKKALQQQQDDNIQVQNKETKKKHVRKKMRKEESSSSSDTSSSSSEDSSSSENSSSSSSSDSESDSSDSVSSSSSSSSSSSSSSTSSSSYNSYKK, encoded by the exons ATGAGTTCGAATGGTATAAAGTTGATGAAAAAAAC GGACCCATTTCCGCAAGGAATTCGTTGTCAGAAGTGTCTGGAAATGGGACACTGGAGTTACGAATGTAAAGGCAAAAGGAAATATTTGCATAGATCCTCTCGCACATCGCAATTAAAGAAGGCCTTGCAACAGCAACAGGATGACAATAT tcaggtgcaaaataaagaaacaaaaaagaagCATGTTAGAAAGAAAATGAGGAAAGAAGAATCCAGCAGTTCGAGCGACACGAGTTCTTCTAGCAGTGAAGATTCTAGTAGTAGTGAAAATAGTAGCAGCAGTTCATCATCAGATAGCGAATCGGACTCTAGCGACAGTGTAtctagtagtagtagtagtagtagtagcagTAGTAGCAGCAGTACTAGTAGTAGCAGTTACAActcctataaaaaataa
- the LOC126856948 gene encoding TBC1 domain family member whacked-like, which translates to MAAMATSRNDEEELNGETESEASSIYQCGSVISTVPDRHGFLGGSQYSPERKQSIPPDVILRRERKWIQMLNNWSLFMTTNYRKVRERCRKGIPPSVRLRAWLNLCGGQLLMNENPNLYEELIKRPGDPKYVEDIKKDLHRQFPHHEMFVENAPGQQELFQVLKAYSILNSKVGYCQAQAPIAAFLLMHMPAVQAFWCLVAICDKYLVGYYSQGMETLLRDGDILFALLKRVSPVAYKHLKKQKMEPILYMTEWFLCVYTRTLPWESILRVWDMFLCEGVKVIFKVGLVLLKGSLGRTSLVKRCPTTYETLQVLRNPPQHIMEEEALIYQIQRLNLSEEDFEYEHQRQMLKRKAAEKETANRTD; encoded by the exons ATGGCTGCCATGGCTACATCACGTAATGATGAGGAGGAGCTGAATGGAGAAACTGAATCAGAGGCTAGTAGTATATACCAATGTGGCTCGGTGATCTCCACCGTACCTGATCGTCATGGATTCCTAGGTGGTTCGCAATACAGTCCTGAAAG GAAGCAATCCATACCACCCGATGTAATACtgcgaagagaaagaaaatggaTACAAATGCTGAATAATTGGAGCCTTTTCATGACAACCAATTACCGCAAAGTCCGCGAGAGATGTCGAAAAGGTATACCGCCTTCCGTGAGACTGCGCGCCTGGTTGAACCTTTGCGGTGGTCAACTTTTAATGAACGAGAATCCAAACTTGTACGAAGAACTGATCAAACGGCCCGGCGATCCCAAATACGTagaggatataaaaaaagatcttcATCGCCAATTTCCGCATCATGAGATGTTCGTCGAGAACGCTCCTGGACAGCAAGAATTGTTCCAGGTCCTCAAAGCATACTCCATTCTAAACAGTAAAGTAGGCTACTGCCAAGCTCAAGCGCCTATCGCTGCGTTCCTGCTGATGCACATGCCAGCGGTGCAAGCGTTTTGGTGTCTCGTTGCAATATGCGACAAGTATCTCGTCGGATATTATAGTCAGGGCATGGAAACATTGCTGCGTGATGGAGACATTCTGTTTGCTCTTCTGAAGAGAGTCTCTCCTGTTGCATATAAACATTTA aaaaaacaaaaaatggaaCCAATTCTGTATATGACGGAATGGTTCTTATGCGTTTACACGCGTACGTTGCCATGGGAAAGTATTTTGCGCGTATGGGACATGTTCCTTTGCGAAGgtgtaaaagtaattttcaaaGTAGGCCTGGTGTTGTTGAAGGGTAGTCTGGGTCGTACATCTCTCGTTAAGCGTTGCCCGACGACATATGAAACTCTCCAAGTTCTAAGAAACCCGCCACAACATATCATGGAAGAAGAAGCTTTAATTTatcaa ATTCAGAGGTTGAACTTGAGCGAGGAGGACTTTGAATATGAGCATCAGAGGCAAATGTTGAAAAGAAAGGCAGCAGAGAAAGAAACTGCCAATCGAACTGACTGA
- the LOC126856903 gene encoding DNA replication licensing factor Mcm2 yields MSQQSSPVHSERHTEAMTSPAPNIDEPFEDESELFGEDNDANNEEEEEGEELFGDNMEADYRPMSALDRYDPNLLDDSEYSELSQGERIAAETEMRKRDRVAGIIRDDRDLLYDESDEEDVQARKRRIAEKAAAGIIDDAEMIESIENLEDTKGHSVKEWVMMLGPQTEISNRFKSFLRSHTNSKGQYMYKERIRHMCESNQSSFIVEFPILASKEHVLAYFLPEAPFQMLEIFDEVAKELVLTIFPSYERVTSEIHVRISELPLIEELRTFRKLHLNQLVRTLGVVTATTGVLPQLSVVKYDCTKCGYVLGPFVQTQNTEVKPGSCPECQSIGPFMINMEQTIYRNYQKITVQESPGRIPAGRIPRSKDCILLSDLCDRCKPGDEIDVTAIYTNNYDGSLNTEQGFPVFSTVLLANHLFVKDSKEIVDSLTEEDISSILALSKDQRIADRIVASMAPSIYGHENIKRALALTIFGGEPKNPGNKHKVRGDINVLLCGDPGTAKSQFLKYVEKVAPRVVFTTGQGASAVGLTAYVRRSPVSKEWTLEAGALVLADHGICLIDEFDKMNDQDRTSIHEAMEQQSISISKAGIVTSLHARCAVIAASNPIGGRYDPSMTFAENVDLSEPILSRFDVLCIVKDEIDPMQDRHLAKFVVNSHIKHHPTSTERTQTVELDAITQSLCIPQDLLKKYIVYAKQNVHPKLTNIDQDKVAKLYSQLRQESLATGSLPITVRHIESIIRMAEASAKMHLRDHVQESDMNLAIRIVLDSFVDTQKYSVMKSMRQTFQKYLSYKKDHGELLYYILRQITLDTLAFQKALHGGRITTVEISEKDLLERAKQIDIHNLHPFYESDIFKTNNFVYEPRRKVIIQTLPEGIED; encoded by the exons ATG aGTCAACAAAGTTCTCCTGTACATTCTGAACGGCACACTGAAGCAATGACTTCTCCTGCACCTAATATAGATGAACCATTTGAAGATGAATCTGAGTTATTTGGTGAAGATAATGATGCTAATaatgaggaagaggaagaaggagaGGAATTATTCGGAGATAATATGGAGGC GGATTATCGACCTATGTCAGCACTGGATAGATACGATCCCAATCTACTTGATGATTCAGAATACTCAGAATTGTCTCAGGGTGAACGTATAGCTGCAGAAACAGAAATGCGAAAAAGAGATCGTGTGGCTGGTATTATAAGAGATGATCGCGATCTGCTTTATg ATGAAAGTGATGAAGAAGATGTCCAAGCACGCAAACGACGAATAGCTGAAAAGGCTGCTGCTGGCATAATAGATGATGCAGAA ATGATTGAATCCATTGAAAACTTAGAGGATACTAAAGGACACTCAGTGAAGGAATGGGTGATGATGCTAGGACCACAAACAGAAATTTCGAATCGTTTTAAAAGCTTTCTTCGTAGTCATACAAATTCCAAGggacaatatatgtataaagaacgTATTCGCCATATGTGTGAGAGCAATCAG tcgAGTTTCATAGTGGAATTTCCCATTCTTGCCAGTAAGGAACATGTTTTGGCCTATTTTTTACCAGAGGCACCGTTTCAAATGCTCGAGATATTCGACGAAGTTGCAAAAGAATTGGTGCTGACAATTTTCCCTAGTTATGAGAGAGTCACATCAGAAATTCATGTGAGAATATCCGAATTGCCATTAATTGAAGAATTACGTACGTTCAG AAAACTCCATTTGAATCAACTAGTTCGAACTCTTGGAGTTGTAACGGCGACCACGGGTGTCTTGCCGCAATTATCGGTGGTGAAATACGATTGTACGAAATGCGGTTACGTTCTCGGACCGTTTGTTCAAACCCAAAACACAGAAGTCAAACCGGGCTCATGTCCCGAGTGTCAAAGCATTGGTCCATTCATG atCAATATGGAGCAAACTATATATAGAAACTATCAAAAGATAACGGTACAAGAATCACCGGGTAGAATACCCGCTGGCAGAATACCGCGCAGCAAAGATTGCATTCTACTGTCTGACCTTTGTGATCGCTGTAAACCTGGAGATGAGATAGATGTTACCGCtatttacacaaataattaCGATGGTTCTTTGAATACTGAAcag GGTTTCCCGGTATTCTCCACAGTACTGTTAGCTAATCATTTATTCGTGAAAGATTCGAAAGAAATTGTAGATTCACTGACGGAAGAGGACATCTCGAGTATACTCGCTCTGAGTAAAGATCAGCGAATCGCGGATCGTATTGTCGCAAGTATGGCGCCTTCGATCTATGGACAtgagaatattaaaagagCTTTAGCACTGACAATATTCGGTGGTGAACCAAAAAATCCTG GCAACAAGCACAAGGTTCGCGGTGACATAAACGTCCTATTGTGCGGCGATCCTGGCACTGCTAAATCGCAGTTTTTGAAATATGTGGAAAAAGTGGCACCTAGAGTAGTTTTCACGACAGGTCAGGGTGCCTCAGCGGTTGGTTTGACCGCTTATGTAAGAAGATCGCCTGTCAGTAAAGAATGGACCTTAGAAGCTGGGGCTTTGGTCCTTGCTGATCATGGAATATGTCTCATCGATGAGTTCgacaaa aTGAACGATCAAGATAGAACGTCTATCCATGAAGCTATGGAGCAGCAAAGTATTTCTATCTCAAAGGCTGGTATCGTTACATCTCTTCATGCCAGATGCGCAGTGATAGCAGCATCTAATCCTATCGGTGGTCGATACGATCCCAGTATGACCTTTGCAGAAAAT GTGGATTTATCGGAACCAATTCTCTCGCGATTCGATGTGTTGTGTATAGTCAAAGATGAGATCGATCCTATGCAGGATCGTCATCTAGCCAAGTTTGTCGTTAACTCACACATTAAGCATCATCCGACAAGCACAGAGAGAACACAGACCGTAGAGTTGGATGCCATCACACAAAGTCTATGTATTCCACAAGACCTTCTCAAAAAGTATATCGTTTACGCAAAGCAGAATGTACATCCAAAACTGACTAATATTGATCAAGACAAAGTTGCTAAATTATATAGTCAATTGAGGCAGGAAAGTTTG GCGACCGGAAGCTTGCCGATTACCGTACGTCATATAGAAAGTATTATTCGTATGGCAGAAGCTAGTGCCAAGATGCACTTAAGAGATCACGTTCAAGAAAGTGATATGAATCTCGCCATTAGAATAGTTCTCGATAGTTTTGTAGATACACAAAAGTATTCTGTTATGAAATCTATGCGTCAG acGTTCCAGAAATATCtgtcatataaaaaagatcatgGTGAACTcctatattacatattacgtCAAATCACTTTAGACACTTTAGCATTTCAAAAAGCTTTACATGGCGGACGTATTACGACTGTCGAAATTTCAGAAAAGGATCTATTGGAACGG GCAAAACAAATTGACATACACAATTTGCATCCATTTTATGAAAGTGACATATTCAAGACAAATAATTTCGTTTATGAACCAAGGAGGAAAGTAATAATACAGACTCTGCCTGAAGGTATCGAAGATTGA
- the LOC126856920 gene encoding leucine-rich repeat protein soc-2 homolog translates to MKKSCKYWTGVGNISTVCLSNAKRDRATSLGDDSLPSFYMKEQDIPEYLEGCGLTTCTAGGDMPEDMEVLRDNKEHASNKEKKLSTTSISGGGGQTDTKKTVMVKHPESNKPKPTTKKSKPIQAELDVAKEFIRCRDECVKRLDLSKASITNLPSSVRELTHLREFYIYGNKLVTLPPEIGYLANLETLALSENSLTSLPNTLENLKSLRVLDLRHNKLNEIPDVVYKLTSLTTLFLRFNRVKYVSDNIRNLTNLTMLSLRENKIKELPAGVGELVNLITFDVSHNHLEHLPEEIGKCVQLSTLDLQHNELLDIPDTIGNLVSLTRLGLRYNRLSSIPKSLANCKMMDEFSVEGNQVSQLPDGLLSSLSDLTTITLSRNNFTAYPSGGPSQFTNVYSINLEHNQIDKIPYGIFSRAKNLTKLNMKENQLTALPLDIGTWVNMVELNLGTNQLMKIPDDIQYLKSLEILILSNNLLKRIPATIANLRKLRVLDLEENRIDSLPNEIGFLRELQKLILQSNQIVSLPRAIGHLTNLTYLSVGENNLNYLPEEIGTLENLESLYINDNANLHNLPFELALCTNLSIMSIENCPLSQIPAEIVAGGPSLVIQFLKMQGPYRSM, encoded by the coding sequence ATGAAAAAGTCGTGCAAATACTGGACGGGCGTGGGTAACATATCGACGGTTTGTCTGTCGAACGCGAAGCGCGATCGCGCGACGAGTCTCGGGGACGACAGTCTACCGAGTTTTTACATGAAGGAGCAGGATATACCCGAGTACCTGGAGGGCTGCGGGCTGACCACCTGCACGGCCGGTGGCGACATGCCCGAGGATATGGAGGTGCTGCGCGACAATAAGGAGCATGCGAGTAATAAGGAGAAGAAGCTGTCAACGACGTCCATCAGCGGCGGTGGCGGCCAAACCGACACCAAGAAGACCGTCATGGTCAAGCATCCGGAGTCGAATAAACCGAAACCTACGACAAAGAAGAGTAAACCGATCCAGGCGGAATTGGACGTGGCCAAGGAGTTTATCCGTTGCCGGGACGAATGCGTGAAGCGGTTAGATCTCAGCAAGGCCAGCATCACGAATCTGCCCAGTTCCGTGAGGGAGTTGACGCATCTGAGGGAGTTCTACATCTACGGCAACAAACTGGTAACTCTGCCGCCTGAGATCGGTTACCTGGCAAATCTCGAGACCCTGGCGCTGAGCGAAAATTCGCTCACCAGCCTGCCCAACACTCTTGAGAATCTTAAATCGCTGCGGGTTCTGGATCTTaggcataataaattaaacgaaaTACCAGACGTGGTGTATAAACTCACGTCGCTCACCACATTGTTCCTGCGCTTTAATCGAGTTAAATATGTCAGCGATAACATACGAAATTTGACAAATCTTACTATGTTGAGCTTGcgagagaataaaatcaaGGAACTACCCGCGGGTGTTGGTGAACTTGTCAATCTTATTACGTTTGACGTTTCGCATAATCATCTGGAGCACCTGCCCGAGGAGATTGGCAAGTGCGTGCAGTTATCCACATTAGATCTACAGCACAACGAGCTCCTGGACATACCGGACACAATCGGCAATCTAGTGTCTCTGACGAGATTGGGTCTTCGATACAATAGATTGTCGAGCATTCCAAAGTCATTGGCGAACTGCAAGATGATGGATGAATTCAGCGTGGAGGGCAATCAGGTGTCACAACTGCCAGATGGTCTGCTGTCCAGCCTATCGGATTTGACGACGATCACATTGTCCAGGAATAACTTTACCGCATATCCGTCAGGCGGACCGTCCCAATTCACAAATGTCTATTCTATCAATCTGGAACATAATCAGATCGACAAGATACCCTACGGTATCTTCTCGCGAGCCAAGAACCTCACGAAGCTAAATATGAAAGAGAATCAGCTGACCGCTTTACCATTAGACATTGGCACATGGGTGAACATGGTCGAGCTGAACCTCGGTACGAATCAGCTAATGAAGATCCCGGACGATATACAGTACCTGAAGAGTCTGGAGATACTGATACTCTCCAATAATCTGCTGAAACGTATTCCGGCCACTATAGCGAATCTGCGTAAGTTGCGGGTGCTGGATCTGGAGGAAAATCGGATCGACTCGTTGCCAAACGAGATCGGTTTCCTGCGCGAGCTGCAGAAGTTGATTCTGCAGTCGAATCAAATCGTCTCGTTGCCGCGCGCAATCGGCCACCTGACGAATCTCACGTATCTTAGTGTGGgggaaaacaatttaaattatctaccAGAGGAGATTGGTACCCTGGAAAACCTGGAGTCGCTCTACATCAACGACAACGCAAATCTGCACAATCTACCATTTGAGCTGGCATTGTGCACGAATCTCAGTATTATGTCAATTGAGAATTGTCCATTGTCACAGATACCGGCGGAGATAGTGGCCGGTGGACCGTCGCTGGTGATTCAATTTCTTAAGATGCAGGGACCTTATCGGTCCATGTAA
- the LOC126857178 gene encoding uncharacterized protein LOC126857178: protein MINSENIVFTNNATSKNAISKSILMTYEYKSVELRIIKDTISMYQNSFMEKEKVLKEEKQKLKELNYQMWSVEDSYCEQIWQFSHEHNFSDIFKCYPFVKKTDHCAKQRNNDKDDVEKSSELIDLINEIDTIRAEIFSLNREKNVKQEMESILMILKKLQLIADEITELLRLISPLESSCEFAAISIPIHDEVIFDSVNKIKRHMNDTGHGNSINKKTCSNQKEKLSFKCSEEYKNFTPKKRSEISIKFEQHRRHIIDNY from the exons ATGATTAATTCAGAGAATATTGTTTTCACAAACAACGCTACTTCAAAAAATGCTATTTCAAAGTCTATTTTGATgacatatgaatataaaagcgTAGAATTAAGgattataaaagatacaatAAGTATGTATCAGAATAGTTTTATGGAAAAGGAAAAAGtgttaaaagaagaaaaacaaaagcTG aaagaattaaattatcaaatgtgGTCAGTAGAAGATTCATATTGCGAACAAATATGGCAATTCTCCCACGAACATAATTTCTCTGATATCTTCAAATGTTACCCCTTTGTTAAAAAAACTGATCATTGCGCAAAGCAAAGAAACAATGATAAAGACG aTGTCGAAAAAAGCTCAGAATTGATTGatcttataaatgaaattgataCGATCAGAGCGGAAATATTTAGCTtaaatcgtgaaaaaaatgttaaacaagAAATGGAGAGTATCTTAatgatcttaaaaaaattacaattaattgctGATGAGATTACAGAATTATTGAG actaATAAGTCCTTTAGAATCTTCGTGCGAATTCGCGGCGATATCAATACCAATACATGACGAAGTAATTTTTGATagtgtaaataaaatcaaacgaCATATGAATGATACAGGTCACGGaa ATTCAATAAACAAGAAAACATGTAGTAatcaaaaggaaaaattatca TTCAAATGCAGcgaggaatataaaaattttactccaAAGAAGCGCAgtgaaatttctattaaatttgaacAGCATCGTCgacatataattgataattattaa
- the LOC126856954 gene encoding uncharacterized protein LOC126856954, giving the protein MNSSRRSKSSSRFITLISLIIVNTRLCGAETSGEYLQKAMIELQELNVPSNSITLHDRLSANHYQYAGYQDDYSQDNVHRKLSTNNAHQDIRHQEKPIVNNAFAEQAQSAANNIVQYYAIRDSAAAASYPKVKQPEPLVLTRAKLAALYKQALEKGSAISVATLTQALNAAGGNGNAQVGHLQLPVKYPLYNYYFFPLKSFASELQGDHHQQQAALVPMYAATESTENTQKQLMNPLFLAIGTFISMAVLFMMGVLFLPKLPHFDLFNARVADNDDFLRLTTFVMNAIDGRNRWKNFSTAS; this is encoded by the exons ATGAATTCATCGCGAAGATCAAAATCATCTTCGCGATTCATCACATTAATATCATTGATCATTGTCAACACTCGATTGTGTGGTGCCGAAACGAGCGGAGAGTATCTTCAAAAGGCAATGATCGAGCTTCAGGAATTAAATGTGCCGTCTAATAGCATTACATTGCATGATCGATTGTCGGCGAATCATTATCAATATGCCGGCTATCAGGACGATTATAGCCAGGATAATGTACATCGCAAGCTCAGCACTAATAATGCTCATCAGGACATCAGGCATCAGGAAAAACCGATCGTGAATAATGCATTTGCCGAACAAGCGCAGTCTGCCGCAAACAATATAGTACAATATTACGCG ATACGCGATTCCGCCGCTGCGGCCAGTTATCCGAAGGTAAAACAGCCAGAGCCGCTGGTGCTCACACGAGCAAAACTGGCCGCATTGTATAAACAGGCCTTGGAAAAAGGATCAGCGATCAGCGTCGCAACTTTGACGCAGGCACTGAATGCCGCGGGCGGCAACGGCAACGCGCAGGTCGGTCACCTGCAGCTACCGGTTAAATACCCGTTGTACAACTATTACTTCTTTCCGCTCAAGAGCTTTGCGTCCGAGTTGCAGGGAGATCATCATCAACAGCAGGCTGCG CTCGTTCCAATGTACGCGGCCACAGAAAGTACGGAGAACACTCAGAAGCAACTTATGAATCCGCTTTTTCTAGCGATCGGCACATTTATTAGCATGGCCGTTCTGTTCATGATGGGTGTACTATTTCTACCAAAATTGCCGCACTTCGATCTTTTTAATGCACGAGTAGCAGACAATGACGATTTTTTGCGTCTAACAACTTTCGTAATGAATGCCATAGACGGGCGTAATCGTTGGAAGAATTTCAGCACAGCTAGCTGA